From a single Nostoc edaphicum CCNP1411 genomic region:
- a CDS encoding TVP38/TMEM64 family protein, translating to MWNLKTGVLLLTLGCIVATGIAVYLLGGVEPEQIQALLKYSGIWAPVIYVALYVVATMLVLPSTVLNLTGGAIFGPWLGTVWTSVGAVIAAIIAFAFTRTIGREAIAKRLAGRWQAMDAEVRRGGLFYMFAIRLVPIMPYGLVNFVAGLTSISFKDYVLGTTLGTVPSVLPFVLLGSSGLKAVKTGDFLPLVLALGLTGMLVAGSTWYRNRRTFPKKAIENLKKSDSSDHINPNKK from the coding sequence GTGTGGAACTTAAAAACTGGTGTTTTACTACTCACATTAGGTTGCATCGTTGCGACTGGTATAGCAGTATATCTTCTTGGCGGCGTTGAACCAGAACAAATTCAAGCTTTGCTGAAATATTCTGGAATTTGGGCACCTGTTATTTATGTTGCTTTGTACGTTGTAGCAACCATGTTAGTTTTGCCTTCAACAGTGCTCAATTTGACTGGAGGTGCAATTTTTGGGCCCTGGCTAGGAACTGTCTGGACTAGTGTTGGAGCTGTCATTGCGGCAATCATCGCCTTTGCTTTTACTCGTACTATTGGACGCGAAGCAATTGCAAAACGACTAGCAGGACGTTGGCAAGCAATGGATGCTGAGGTTCGTCGTGGAGGACTTTTTTATATGTTTGCCATACGACTAGTACCGATTATGCCCTATGGCTTGGTCAATTTCGTCGCTGGACTAACGTCGATTAGTTTTAAAGATTATGTTCTAGGTACAACATTAGGAACAGTACCGAGTGTCTTACCTTTTGTACTACTAGGTAGTTCTGGTTTGAAAGCAGTTAAAACAGGTGATTTCTTACCGCTAGTTCTCGCTTTAGGCTTAACTGGAATGTTGGTTGCGGGGTCTACTTGGTATCGAAATCGTCGTACTTTTCCTAAAAAAGCTATAGAAAACCTTAAAAAATCAGACTCATCAGATCACATTAACCCGAATAAGAAATAA
- the ssuD gene encoding FMNH2-dependent alkanesulfonate monooxygenase, whose translation MQILWFIPTGSHDGRYLGTDIGSRVATPDYLQQIAQAVDNLGYTGALLPTGSSCEDAWITAAAFISVTKQMKFLVAIRPGITSPGAAARMAATFDRISKGRLLINVVTGGDPVQLAGDGLHLSHDDRYDLTDEFLTVWRGIVSGETVDFQGNYLNIKGGKLLFPPVQKPYPPLWFGGSSAAAKRVAAKHIDVYLTWGEPPQQVAQKIAEVRKLAAEQGRTVRFGIRLHVIVRETESAAWDAANELIKYVDEDAIAKAQKNLANSDSEGQRRMSQLHGGSRKTLEISPNLWTGIGLVRGGAGTALVGDPDTVAARMLEYHNLGIETFVFSGYPHLEEAYRTAELLFPRLPLQRETTSLTPPVLSTVSEIVTSEKFAKQLTSAS comes from the coding sequence ATGCAAATTCTCTGGTTTATTCCTACTGGATCTCATGACGGACGCTATTTAGGCACAGATATTGGCTCTCGTGTTGCCACACCTGATTATTTGCAGCAAATTGCCCAAGCTGTGGATAATTTAGGTTACACGGGTGCATTGTTACCCACAGGTAGTTCTTGTGAAGATGCTTGGATTACCGCCGCAGCTTTTATATCTGTCACCAAGCAGATGAAATTTCTCGTGGCAATTCGCCCAGGAATTACTTCCCCTGGTGCTGCTGCACGGATGGCAGCAACATTTGACCGGATTTCTAAAGGAAGATTGTTAATTAATGTGGTGACAGGTGGAGATCCTGTACAACTAGCTGGGGATGGCTTGCATCTTAGTCATGACGATCGCTATGATTTAACCGATGAATTTCTCACAGTTTGGCGGGGTATCGTCAGCGGGGAAACAGTTGATTTTCAGGGAAACTACCTGAATATCAAAGGCGGTAAACTCTTATTTCCACCAGTTCAAAAACCCTATCCACCCTTGTGGTTTGGCGGCTCATCTGCTGCTGCCAAACGGGTTGCTGCTAAACATATAGATGTTTACCTGACTTGGGGAGAACCTCCACAACAAGTAGCCCAAAAGATAGCCGAAGTCAGAAAATTGGCGGCTGAACAAGGTAGAACAGTCCGTTTTGGGATTCGCTTGCATGTAATAGTGCGAGAAACCGAATCTGCTGCTTGGGATGCTGCCAATGAACTAATTAAGTATGTGGATGAGGATGCGATCGCAAAAGCTCAGAAAAATTTGGCTAATTCTGATTCTGAAGGACAGCGGCGCATGAGTCAATTACATGGTGGTAGTCGAAAAACCTTAGAAATTAGCCCCAACCTATGGACAGGAATTGGATTAGTGCGGGGTGGTGCTGGTACTGCCCTAGTTGGAGATCCCGACACTGTTGCCGCTAGGATGCTGGAATATCACAATTTGGGCATAGAAACTTTCGTTTTCTCTGGATATCCCCATTTAGAAGAAGCGTATCGCACTGCTGAATTATTATTTCCACGCCTACCTTTGCAGAGGGAAACTACATCGCTAACGCCACCAGTATTGAGTACAGTGAGCGAAATAGTTACCAGTGAAAAATTTGCAAAACAACTAACGAGTGCTTCATGA
- the ssuC gene encoding aliphatic sulfonate ABC transporter permease SsuC → MTITFKHTKSNDNISLSKVLENPQLQNIVPWIVPVLVLVLWELASRTGFLSTRILPAPSGVIATAIKLASTGELFQHIGISAGRAISGFIVGGSIGFGLGLLNGFSRVAEKLLDSSLQMLRTIPNLALIPLVILWFGIGDQARLFLVSMGVFFPLYLNTFHGIRSVDPGLIEMGKVYGLKTPQLLWQIIFPGALSSILVGVRFSLGIMWLTLIVAETIAADSGLGYMAMNAREFMQTDVVVLSIVIYALLGKLADAVARGLETKFLAWNPNYQRS, encoded by the coding sequence ATGACTATTACTTTTAAACACACCAAGAGCAACGATAATATATCCCTGAGCAAGGTGTTAGAAAACCCACAACTCCAGAACATAGTTCCCTGGATTGTCCCCGTTCTAGTGCTAGTACTTTGGGAATTGGCTTCCAGAACTGGTTTCCTCTCAACCAGAATTTTACCTGCCCCCAGTGGTGTAATCGCTACAGCTATTAAACTAGCCTCCACCGGAGAACTTTTTCAACATATAGGAATTAGTGCTGGGCGGGCGATATCTGGTTTTATAGTTGGTGGTAGTATTGGGTTTGGTTTGGGATTACTCAATGGCTTTTCCCGTGTAGCAGAAAAGTTATTAGATAGTTCATTGCAAATGCTCCGCACTATCCCCAATTTGGCATTAATTCCGTTGGTAATTCTCTGGTTTGGTATTGGCGATCAAGCCAGATTATTTCTAGTGTCTATGGGCGTATTTTTTCCATTATATCTCAATACATTTCATGGCATCCGCAGCGTTGACCCTGGACTGATTGAAATGGGAAAAGTCTATGGATTGAAAACACCACAACTTCTTTGGCAAATCATTTTTCCAGGCGCTTTATCTTCGATTCTCGTTGGTGTCCGTTTTTCCTTGGGGATTATGTGGCTGACACTAATTGTGGCAGAAACGATCGCAGCAGATTCCGGTCTTGGTTATATGGCAATGAACGCCCGTGAGTTTATGCAAACCGATGTTGTGGTATTGAGTATTGTGATCTATGCATTGCTGGGTAAATTAGCAGATGCTGTTGCCAGAGGATTAGAAACAAAATTCTTGGCTTGGAACCCCAATTATCAAAGGTCATAA
- a CDS encoding ATP-binding cassette domain-containing protein, with protein MSSNVQGTQLSILELTKAFGKKTVLNSLNLEVEAGEFVAIVGRSGCGKSTLLRLVSGLDKTTSGGILLDGEPLRRLSGSVRVMFQDPRLLPWKRVIQNVGLGLQGDWREKALWALGKVGLKDRADEWPYVLSGGQRQRVSLARALVSQPRLLLLDEPLGALDALTRQEMQNLIENLWQERKFTAFLVTHDVEEAVALADRVIVIDEGQISLDLPVKLSRPRDRSSEAFVNIRETVLQRVMSNEGNQPNNQLLQLSS; from the coding sequence GTGAGTTCAAATGTACAGGGTACACAACTAAGTATTTTGGAATTGACGAAAGCTTTTGGCAAAAAAACTGTTTTAAATTCGTTGAATTTAGAAGTTGAAGCAGGTGAATTTGTCGCTATTGTCGGACGAAGTGGTTGTGGTAAGAGTACCTTATTGCGTCTTGTATCAGGATTAGACAAAACAACTTCAGGCGGAATACTACTGGATGGAGAACCACTGCGTAGACTCAGCGGTTCTGTAAGAGTGATGTTTCAAGACCCCCGTTTGTTACCTTGGAAGCGCGTTATCCAAAATGTAGGGTTAGGCTTACAAGGTGATTGGCGTGAAAAAGCATTGTGGGCACTAGGTAAAGTCGGACTCAAAGATCGGGCTGATGAGTGGCCTTATGTTTTATCTGGTGGACAACGGCAACGGGTATCATTAGCAAGAGCGTTAGTCAGCCAACCCCGTTTGTTGTTATTAGATGAACCTTTGGGAGCATTAGATGCTTTAACTCGCCAAGAAATGCAGAATTTGATTGAGAACTTATGGCAAGAGCGAAAATTTACTGCGTTTTTGGTTACTCATGATGTGGAAGAGGCTGTGGCCTTGGCAGACCGAGTGATAGTGATTGATGAAGGACAGATTTCTCTAGATTTACCTGTGAAACTTTCACGCCCGCGAGATAGAAGTAGCGAAGCATTTGTCAATATTAGAGAAACAGTTCTCCAGCGAGTAATGAGCAATGAAGGTAATCAACCAAATAACCAATTGTTGCAGTTGAGTAGTTGA
- a CDS encoding D-2-hydroxyacid dehydrogenase: MKLILPLDLFADIEPHLPPETEVVRVDIEGNLDGDASDAEVYFSWFLSRSPTLHKILEAAPALRWHHAPNAGVNHILTSTYLKRDIILTNGAGVHGIPIAEFVIAYILAHAKHLPELYALQSERHWKRGFAIEELTDATLLIIGAGGIGQEIAARAKPFGLRIIGSRRHPQELPNFDKVVGADEWRSLLPGVDYVVIATPLTPETKELIDESVLRSLPNHAYLINIARGGVVDESALIKALTEGWIAGAALDTVNSEPLPPESPLWTLPNIFITPHTSGHSPKSKQRSIALFIDNLKRYQAGQPLRNVVDKEAGY, from the coding sequence ATGAAATTAATTTTACCGCTCGATCTCTTTGCTGACATTGAGCCTCATCTACCGCCTGAGACAGAGGTTGTAAGAGTAGATATTGAAGGAAATTTAGATGGGGATGCTAGCGATGCTGAAGTTTATTTCAGTTGGTTTTTATCCAGAAGTCCGACCTTGCATAAAATACTAGAAGCTGCACCTGCACTGCGTTGGCATCATGCACCAAATGCAGGGGTGAATCACATCCTGACATCAACTTATTTGAAAAGAGATATTATCCTCACAAATGGGGCCGGAGTACATGGAATTCCGATCGCAGAATTTGTGATCGCTTATATACTAGCTCATGCCAAACACCTGCCAGAACTATATGCTTTACAGTCCGAACGTCATTGGAAAAGAGGCTTTGCCATCGAAGAGTTGACAGATGCAACCTTACTGATTATTGGTGCTGGTGGTATTGGTCAAGAAATTGCGGCTCGTGCTAAACCCTTTGGCTTAAGAATTATTGGCAGTCGTCGTCATCCCCAAGAGCTACCAAATTTTGATAAAGTAGTAGGTGCTGACGAATGGCGATCGCTCCTGCCAGGGGTTGATTATGTAGTTATTGCAACCCCACTAACTCCAGAAACCAAAGAACTTATTGATGAATCTGTATTGCGATCGCTCCCAAATCATGCCTACCTAATTAATATTGCTCGCGGTGGCGTAGTCGATGAATCGGCATTAATAAAAGCGCTTACAGAAGGTTGGATTGCAGGTGCAGCATTAGACACAGTTAATTCAGAACCGCTACCACCAGAAAGTCCTTTGTGGACACTTCCTAACATTTTTATTACACCTCATACTTCCGGTCATTCCCCAAAAAGTAAACAGCGTTCAATAGCGCTATTTATCGACAATTTGAAGCGTTACCAAGCTGGTCAGCCTTTACGAAATGTAGTAGACAAAGAAGCGGGATACTAA
- a CDS encoding D-2-hydroxyacid dehydrogenase → MKLILPDHLIADIKPLLPSDIDVVEVDSEGNLDSDPSDAEIYVNGFYLKTSTLDKVLTAAPALRWQQSPSAGVNHILTPTFLQKDIILTNGAGVHAIPISEFVLAFMLYHAKNLRKLQTLQDEHTWVRGVFLEELADATLLILGTGNIGQAIASRAKAFGVKVWGSRRHPEPLPNFDKVVGADEWRSLLPAADYVVIATPLTLETKGLIDESALRSMRQSAYLINIARGAIVDEAALLTALREGWIAGAGLDTVATEPLPPESPLWSLPNAFITPHCSALSPRLRERIAELFIDNLKRYQTGQPLRNVVDKQAGY, encoded by the coding sequence ATGAAACTAATTTTACCCGATCATCTGATTGCTGATATTAAACCACTCCTACCATCTGATATAGATGTTGTGGAAGTGGATAGTGAAGGTAATCTTGATAGTGATCCTAGTGATGCAGAAATTTATGTCAATGGATTTTACCTGAAAACCTCCACCCTTGACAAAGTACTCACAGCAGCACCCGCGTTGCGTTGGCAACAGTCACCGAGTGCTGGCGTAAATCACATCCTCACGCCAACTTTTTTGCAAAAGGACATTATCCTTACCAATGGCGCAGGAGTGCACGCAATTCCAATTTCGGAATTTGTACTGGCATTCATGCTTTATCACGCCAAGAATTTACGGAAATTGCAAACTTTGCAGGATGAACACACTTGGGTAAGAGGAGTGTTTCTTGAGGAGTTGGCAGACGCGACTTTATTAATTCTCGGCACTGGGAATATTGGTCAAGCGATCGCATCTCGCGCCAAAGCTTTTGGAGTTAAAGTTTGGGGTAGTCGCCGCCATCCCGAACCCCTACCGAATTTTGACAAAGTTGTGGGTGCTGATGAGTGGCGATCGCTCCTGCCAGCAGCAGACTATGTAGTTATCGCTACACCATTAACTCTAGAAACTAAAGGCTTGATCGATGAATCTGCATTGCGCTCTATGCGCCAGTCTGCTTACTTAATTAACATTGCTCGTGGTGCAATAGTAGATGAAGCTGCATTGCTCACCGCACTACGTGAGGGATGGATTGCGGGTGCTGGATTAGACACTGTTGCAACCGAACCCCTGCCACCGGAAAGTCCCTTATGGTCGCTACCGAATGCCTTTATCACACCCCATTGTTCAGCCTTGTCGCCACGTCTGAGAGAGCGCATAGCAGAACTATTTATCGACAATCTTAAACGCTACCAAACCGGTCAGCCCTTGCGGAATGTTGTAGACAAACAAGCTGGATACTAA
- a CDS encoding Uma2 family endonuclease: MVQTSNKRCTLEEFLALPETKPYCEYIDGQIIPKPMPQGKHSTIQGELCPTINSVIKVQKMGWAFPELRCTFGGRSIVPDVAVFSWARLPVDENGDIANTFAAAPDWIIEILSPEQSHTKVTKKILHALNHGTQMGWLIDPDERFIAAYPARQQPLPFEENDSALPVPEFCQGLQLTVGDIFGWLKVTP, translated from the coding sequence ATGGTACAAACATCAAATAAAAGATGTACTCTAGAAGAGTTTCTCGCACTACCAGAAACTAAACCGTATTGTGAATACATTGACGGTCAAATTATTCCAAAACCTATGCCTCAAGGAAAACATAGCACTATTCAAGGAGAACTCTGTCCCACAATTAATTCTGTTATCAAAGTACAAAAAATGGGTTGGGCTTTTCCAGAATTACGTTGCACTTTTGGAGGACGTTCTATAGTTCCCGATGTTGCTGTATTCTCTTGGGCAAGGCTTCCTGTAGATGAAAATGGTGATATTGCTAATACATTTGCCGCAGCACCAGACTGGATAATCGAAATTCTCTCCCCTGAACAAAGTCATACAAAAGTTACAAAAAAAATCTTACACGCTCTCAATCACGGGACTCAAATGGGTTGGTTAATTGACCCTGATGAGCGATTTATTGCTGCTTATCCTGCGAGACAACAACCTTTACCTTTTGAGGAAAATGATTCTGCTTTACCAGTGCCAGAGTTTTGTCAGGGGTTACAGTTGACGGTAGGTGATATTTTTGGGTGGTTAAAGGTGACTCCATAA
- a CDS encoding stage II sporulation protein M has product MNIQRWIARREPNWQRLDALLRQIEKKGLKSLRAAEIRELASLYRSVAADLARARTQQIGNTLIQSLQSLTTRAYTQIYQGSRRQEWQAILEFYRWGLPSVVQKTFVYIAAATALFLLGGLVAWWYSWQNPSFMPLIVPENLITKVRDEQKLWMGSIVGIEPLASSGIMINNLAVSFGAVAGGITAGLYTAYLMVFNGLLIGAVSTLVAQNNLAYPFWAFVFPHGSLELPAIFFAGGAGFLLARAILFPGKYRRGDALKFYGSQAVQLVFGIVPMLIIAGVIEGFFSPNPSVPDAVKYLAGIGLFVILVMYCSRKKS; this is encoded by the coding sequence ATGAATATTCAACGTTGGATTGCGCGACGAGAACCAAATTGGCAGCGTTTGGATGCGCTATTAAGGCAGATAGAAAAAAAAGGGCTAAAGTCCTTACGGGCAGCAGAAATTAGAGAGTTAGCGAGTTTGTATCGTTCCGTAGCAGCAGATTTGGCACGTGCCCGCACTCAGCAAATCGGCAATACTTTGATTCAAAGTTTACAATCTTTAACAACTCGTGCGTACACGCAGATTTACCAAGGTTCGCGGCGACAAGAATGGCAGGCAATTCTAGAATTTTACCGCTGGGGATTACCATCTGTAGTCCAGAAAACATTTGTATACATTGCTGCTGCAACGGCGCTGTTTCTACTGGGGGGATTAGTGGCTTGGTGGTATTCTTGGCAAAACCCCAGCTTCATGCCTTTAATCGTACCTGAAAACTTGATTACCAAGGTACGAGATGAGCAAAAATTATGGATGGGGTCAATTGTCGGCATTGAACCTCTGGCATCCAGCGGTATTATGATCAATAACCTAGCGGTGTCTTTTGGGGCTGTCGCCGGTGGGATCACTGCTGGGCTATACACAGCTTATTTGATGGTATTTAATGGCTTATTAATCGGTGCTGTTAGCACTTTGGTTGCTCAAAATAATCTAGCTTATCCCTTTTGGGCCTTTGTATTTCCGCATGGTTCCTTAGAATTACCTGCGATCTTTTTTGCTGGGGGTGCGGGATTTTTATTAGCAAGAGCAATTTTATTTCCTGGTAAATATCGCCGTGGAGATGCACTAAAATTTTACGGTTCTCAGGCGGTGCAGCTAGTATTTGGGATTGTGCCAATGCTGATTATTGCTGGTGTGATCGAAGGCTTCTTTTCACCTAATCCCAGCGTACCTGATGCCGTTAAATATCTGGCAGGAATAGGCTTATTTGTAATTTTGGTAATGTATTGTAGCCGCAAAAAATCATGA
- a CDS encoding RDD family protein — protein MRFFNRITFQTPESVELEFTLAGIGNRALALLIDYTVLAVTLLVFFLTWTVFSTQLFNFFEDLITNAQNLGLWLIAIFFLIGFAIYIGYFVFFETLWFGQTPGKRFAKIRVVRDDGRLIGLQQATLRALLRPFDETLFIGAFLIMLGSHEKRLGDLAAGTIVIQAQTPTTSPTLTISERAKLLREELVQIADLSPLMPDDFAVIREYLQRRSALSLKARASLSLKLAEQVVAIINLEKLPEGVTPDVFLEAIYLGYQQPEF, from the coding sequence ATGCGCTTTTTTAATCGCATCACATTCCAGACTCCAGAAAGTGTAGAGTTGGAATTCACTCTAGCAGGAATTGGTAATCGAGCTTTGGCATTGCTGATTGACTATACAGTTTTGGCTGTAACCTTGCTTGTATTTTTCCTTACCTGGACTGTCTTTTCTACTCAACTGTTCAATTTTTTTGAAGATTTGATTACGAATGCTCAGAATTTAGGACTTTGGTTAATAGCAATTTTCTTCCTGATCGGCTTTGCAATTTACATCGGGTATTTTGTATTTTTTGAAACCTTATGGTTTGGACAAACTCCTGGTAAACGATTTGCTAAAATTCGCGTGGTTCGAGATGATGGTAGACTGATCGGGCTACAACAAGCAACACTACGTGCTTTACTACGACCCTTTGATGAAACTTTGTTTATTGGCGCTTTTTTAATTATGTTGGGTAGCCATGAAAAGCGCTTAGGTGATTTGGCTGCTGGTACAATTGTGATTCAAGCCCAAACACCCACTACATCTCCAACATTAACAATTTCAGAACGGGCAAAGTTACTCCGCGAAGAGTTAGTACAAATTGCCGATTTATCACCATTGATGCCAGATGATTTTGCTGTTATTCGTGAGTATTTGCAGCGGCGTAGCGCATTGTCATTGAAGGCAAGAGCCTCATTATCTCTAAAGTTAGCCGAGCAAGTTGTAGCTATTATTAATTTAGAAAAGTTGCCAGAAGGTGTAACACCTGATGTATTTTTAGAAGCTATTTACCTCGGTTATCAGCAACCAGAATTTTAA
- a CDS encoding DUF1868 domain-containing protein, with protein MDDNYQTYLNRLARLTLPEAYRSQAQHIQESSKFQPHSGLRQAASFPGYTLITPPAEEESQNSAFYTKLQTYQQELLQLPVNRDLIVPLAPASFHVTLADLIWDSAYLDACEKNPKFDEELHSCLAETFQQYQQLMTNKSHPIKWQMLGLILMPRAIAVCLVPQDERCYEEIIKFRRTIYQNPKLMALGIEQHYHFTAHVTLAYFGEVSSDLDRVSFSTMLSQLNEKWLLNLPEFLINRVELRKFDNMTRYYREPDWPILDF; from the coding sequence TTGGACGACAACTATCAAACTTACTTAAATCGGTTAGCACGACTGACGCTGCCAGAAGCCTACAGATCCCAAGCCCAGCATATTCAGGAATCTTCTAAATTTCAGCCACATTCTGGGTTGAGACAAGCAGCGTCCTTTCCTGGCTATACGCTAATTACACCGCCGGCAGAAGAAGAATCACAAAACTCTGCTTTCTATACCAAATTACAGACTTACCAACAGGAACTTTTGCAGTTACCTGTAAACCGTGATTTGATTGTACCTCTAGCTCCTGCTAGCTTCCACGTGACTTTAGCAGATTTAATTTGGGACAGTGCTTACCTTGACGCCTGCGAAAAAAATCCCAAATTTGACGAGGAGTTACACTCTTGTTTAGCCGAAACCTTTCAGCAATATCAACAATTGATGACAAACAAGAGTCATCCGATTAAATGGCAAATGCTGGGGCTGATACTGATGCCAAGAGCTATAGCCGTTTGTTTAGTACCTCAAGATGAACGTTGCTACGAGGAAATTATTAAATTTCGCCGAACAATTTATCAAAATCCCAAGTTAATGGCCTTGGGTATTGAGCAGCATTATCATTTTACAGCCCACGTTACATTAGCCTATTTTGGGGAGGTTTCATCTGACTTAGACCGCGTAAGTTTCAGCACCATGCTTTCTCAATTGAATGAAAAATGGCTGTTGAATTTGCCAGAATTCTTGATCAATCGCGTCGAATTGCGAAAGTTTGACAACATGACACGCTATTATCGTGAACCAGACTGGCCGATTTTAGATTTTTGA
- the holA gene encoding DNA polymerase III subunit delta: MPIYVYWGEDDFAMEKAIAVLRDRVLDPNWISFNYTAFPPEQADAAIQGLNQVMTPTFGAGGRLVWLINTTLCQHCPENVLAELGRSLPVIPENSFLLLTSRNKPDERLKSTKLLKQFATEFREFPLIPPWKTELLVQSVNQAAQTVGVKLTANTAQLLAESVGNDTRLLYNELEKLRLYAQGSNKPLDVDTVTKLVRNTTQNSLQLAAAIRTGDTAKALTTLADLSNASEPGLRIVATLIGQFRTWLWVKIMIESGERNQQAIAKAADIGNPKRIYFLQQEIRLLSVQQLIYCLPLLLELEVSLKQGASEMSTLQTKIIELCQVCRGN, encoded by the coding sequence ATGCCAATCTATGTTTACTGGGGTGAGGATGATTTTGCAATGGAAAAGGCGATCGCTGTTTTGCGCGATCGCGTCCTCGATCCCAACTGGATAAGTTTTAATTACACTGCATTCCCCCCAGAGCAAGCTGATGCTGCTATCCAGGGGTTAAATCAAGTCATGACACCCACTTTTGGCGCTGGTGGACGCTTGGTATGGCTGATAAATACAACCCTGTGTCAGCACTGTCCAGAGAACGTGTTGGCAGAATTGGGGCGATCGCTACCTGTCATCCCCGAAAACTCATTTTTATTGCTCACCAGCCGCAATAAGCCAGATGAACGGCTCAAATCCACAAAATTGTTAAAACAATTTGCTACCGAATTCCGAGAATTTCCCCTCATTCCCCCTTGGAAAACAGAATTACTGGTGCAATCTGTTAATCAAGCAGCCCAGACTGTGGGTGTGAAACTGACTGCCAATACTGCCCAGTTGTTGGCAGAATCCGTCGGAAATGATACACGACTTCTTTACAATGAGTTAGAGAAATTGCGGCTATATGCCCAAGGTAGCAATAAGCCTTTAGACGTAGATACTGTTACAAAGTTAGTAAGAAATACTACTCAAAATAGCTTACAATTAGCAGCAGCAATTAGAACAGGAGATACAGCTAAAGCTTTGACAACCTTGGCAGATTTGAGCAATGCTTCCGAACCGGGATTACGGATAGTTGCCACACTGATTGGACAATTTCGCACCTGGCTATGGGTCAAGATTATGATAGAAAGTGGTGAGCGCAATCAACAAGCGATCGCTAAGGCTGCTGATATTGGTAATCCCAAACGGATCTACTTCTTACAGCAAGAAATCAGGCTACTTTCTGTGCAACAGTTAATCTATTGCTTACCCCTGCTATTGGAGTTAGAAGTGAGCCTCAAGCAAGGAGCATCAGAAATGTCAACACTCCAGACTAAAATAATCGAACTTTGCCAAGTATGCCGAGGAAATTGA
- a CDS encoding DUF4168 domain-containing protein, producing MKKISDLFSRSSRKRILYHSFFFGAIATAGVISNAFSLSSQAYAQTPPPIVNNTEINNYAQAVLAMEPARQNAFEEIKKLIGNGEIPKIVCNDSNSINGLPRKAQDIAVNYCTRSQKIVEDNGLSIDQFNKITIELQNNNLLKRQVYNTLLRLQQTPESP from the coding sequence ATGAAGAAAATTTCCGATTTATTTTCCCGATCTAGCCGAAAGCGAATCCTTTATCATTCATTCTTTTTTGGCGCGATCGCCACTGCGGGTGTGATTTCCAACGCTTTTTCACTGAGTTCACAAGCTTACGCTCAAACTCCACCACCAATAGTTAATAACACTGAAATCAACAACTACGCTCAAGCCGTGCTAGCAATGGAGCCAGCACGTCAAAATGCCTTTGAAGAAATTAAAAAACTGATTGGCAATGGAGAAATTCCTAAGATTGTTTGTAACGACTCTAACAGCATAAATGGTCTTCCCAGAAAAGCTCAAGATATCGCAGTAAATTACTGTACTCGCTCTCAAAAAATTGTCGAAGATAATGGTTTAAGCATTGATCAGTTCAACAAAATTACTATAGAACTACAAAATAACAATCTGTTAAAACGGCAGGTTTACAATACCTTATTACGCCTGCAACAAACTCCTGAATCTCCGTAA